Part of the Pieris rapae chromosome 14, ilPieRapa1.1, whole genome shotgun sequence genome is shown below.
atgaaccTGTGTACATATCAGCTCTTCGGTTCAAAATTTAGAACTATGTATAGTCTATTCTCTATCTGTGATGTTAAAGATTTGAAAGTTAAGGAAATTGGATTCTAATAGAACGCGTACGCGAAATCGTACTGCAATGGAGAAATTTTCAATTGACACTTGTGGTATGCATTTAAATGATGCAATTGGTTATTAGGTAACCAAATAAttagattaagaaaaaaatacaaaaataaataaaaaatgttatgtgcGTGAGTGTTATGGTACGCGGTTGTGTTATtcacagttttaaaatatgcacTTTTCTCTAATTCATTCGGATACAGCTTCATAACAGATATTTTTACTCTAAGCACCTCTCATATTTTTAGCAGATTCTTAACTAATTAAGTCCGATTTAGCAGGCTCTAATGAAAATAGGTTGACTTGGTGAGAGGTGATAACAATTGATGTGGGTACATTGTTTACCAATTGCGAATTAtatgaaacataatatacgatttatatattcatatagttATCATATACTCAAACGTGCACGATCtcaatgtatattgtatttcgttggaaatatttgtataatacatatgtatagtACATGTAGTTAAGGGAATAAAGGATGCATATCCTTAACATTTGGCTCTTCATCAAATCTCTGTCTGGATAAGCAAAGGTCATTAAAGTCCTTTTCAAGGGGAATTTAAAGCTCTGAGTTTTTTGATGTTTGTGTCTTTAGACATGGTAAAATTCAGATAAGTGTGAACTAGTAGTGGTCAAAATCTGATAACCAAAAACAAACAGTTTACACTAAGGTTTAAATTCAGAGTCGAGATTTGGCGCATAATAGGACACCCGAAATCCATTAGTTTTTGAGGCTTTGAACCAGCAACAGTCTCGACTTTGAGTCTAATCCTTGAATTGTCTTAAATCACAATCCATAAGAGTACCAAATGTTATTTGCAATACGAACTGTGTATAATGCCCCATTCAACGACTCGTTTAACTAACTCTATTCAAAACTACAAAAAgtctattttacttaaataaccacaatacattaaatatatcaccttaatgttcaaaatattaattctgaGGGCTTGAATGGGGCGAAATTTGGTGCAAATCGTTTAGGCattaatctttataattttctattttatgttGTGATGTTCGTCTTCCACgcgtttgaaaaaaaaatatcattttataaaatgaatatctactttatttaaatctttatgtaCAGTTCTTTAAGTGGCAAGTGGTCGATTTGTTGCCatgtaatataagttttttatttagtggTGCTTATCATGCAACGTACAGAGCGACATTtggttaattaaaaagctaattttagttttgaattatttttaagttagatGTCGCTCCAAATTTTGCTAAAGCTTTGCTGATTacgaaaaaatttatttaggaatatgaatgttacattaattcaattttctgaaatatttttttactatcttGCTTACTTTGTAGATTTggctgttatttttatagttttagagatatataaatatggacATTTCACAGAATCAGCTCAAATCATTAACGATACTAgctaaatcaatatttatacaatctCACTGTAAATATTAGATGATATTTTAACGTAGCCTTAAGTATTCCTGGCTCTCAAAGTAATTAgggtttttatttagaatgcTAATTTTAGatgagatatattatttatactcgAGAAATTTTCGGCCaatacaaatgtttatatgaaaaaaattgtatttttaaaatgatctcTTTCGAGCTAGAATAATTGCTTTAGGAGTCCGGAAGTGGagagaatttattaaatatataatgtaagaGAATATTTTCGCACTGTTAAATCTTATCTTTATAGGTGTATGTAAAATGTGAACGTAACGACTTTACAGAGATCCGAATATAAACGAGATGCGGTTGAATTGtctaaagagaaataaataaaaacattcgtAATCCAAATAACTGCCATGAAGGGTTTATCatacttttaaagaaatagaCCAATGTAACAGCTATTAAAATCTACGTAAGaccaataaaatatcaatgaatTGTTGAATTTGAACAATCTCAAAATAAGACAATTCAACTGTTTGGTTCGATCTAAATTCGAAAATAGACGAAGCAAAATGATTAATATAGTCAATTTATTGTTGGTGTAAATGTGTGTAGCAGTTGTTACCAAACAGTCCTCTTCTCCAAACTGTGTGTGACTGTAGAATGTGTGTAATAATAGAGCAGCATCAtcaacattgttttatttctgacCATGTTAATCTTTCCCGGTAAAAGATGCAATTTATTAACCACATAATGTCTTTCTTTCGAGGGTATTTAACAATAGCTGACATgagttattatttacaatagattTTAACTATATACTTATCAGTAGATAATTCGATTTTTCATGACtagattaattacatattgtatttGCCTCTTATATTTCCATATTATACACATGTTTCAGATGGGAAATAAGAATTTGGGATTTTTCAgtcacttattttattaaatagcaaCGTTTTCACTACAATTGGCCTAATTATATTAAGCTTATGTTAATGATGTGGCAGTATAAGAGGTAATAAAGAAAGGattataatagaataattattataccatAACAAATAGGAAAATTAAATGTGATTATATTTGTCATATCCACAAATTACcctattacattttatgttttacttgCACTTTAgtgatatataatttcatcTAGTTTAAAGGCCTTGTCAAATCTTAGAAATAATGTCAAATTCTTATTACAAACAGGaacttttaacttaaattgttAACTTATTTCATTCTTAAAATCTGGTACATTAAATCAATTGCACATTTTGACAAGGCCTCGAAATTAGGAGTTTATATTGATGTTTCAATTTGCTTACACAGTCCACATTTTGTTTGTCCGTTTCTaactttgtatgtattttgtgttgtcAATAACAAATATGAAAATCTTGATGCTGCATATTACTAGTGCCTTATTGACTCTCAGAACTTAGAATAGTGTACAAAACAGTTGCGCCATATACAAACCTAGGCTTTGTCAGTCAATATGGTTAATAGGCAGTTTCTTTTTAGACTGAATTTACTTTGTTGCATATAACGTTGTAATGTTATACTTTTAAGGGATAGATatatgtttgaaaaaaaaaacattttaaatggaagcatttcatattcgttatttatttcttctaaATAAGCTATTAGCATAATTGTTTAGTCAGAATGGTGTACtttgtaaataacttatttagaacagtttattttagatttaagagtttcaatttaatgtaaattagatTGCATTAGGTAAACCTTAATTCAGAAACATTGTAGtggtgtttttttaaattaatccaGTTTATGGACCAATAATCTTTGTAATGGAAGTGAAGAcatcaaaaacaaatttatagaaGAAACAGATACTGGACATACTGTTCAAGCATATTGGATCATTGTATGAACTtatgtttaaacataaaaactaaaaaaacatttgtgtgtttcatttatttacttaacaagTAATAAATTCAGCCTGCAGTaccaacattaattaaaaaataaaatctgctatgttctataaaatagtaatagtactaaaattattttcaaaactaataTGCATCAATCTAAGTTTTCACTTTCAGGTTTtggtatagtttttattaataaaccagGTTTATCTTCTTCAAGCATAGATAAGGCTGCCTGTAATTCCATATTATCTCCAGGATCACTAAGGACTAAAAACTTGAGAGATGACATTCTTGATAAAGCAAATATTGAACCTACACATATATTACAACCAACAATATCAAGAAATTCTAGAGTATTTCCATTCTGTCCTGCTAATCGATCTAGACAccaaacatcaataaatttattgtttctcaatgAAAgccattttaaaaagttaagaCCAGTCAGATTTTTAATACCCTCATACCTGATACCATTGTAGTGGAATTTTGTGCAATCAACAGCTTCTACAAAATAACCGCTGACGAAAGTACTAGGTAGATTGAGAGTCATAACATCTCCAGAAATCCACTCCTTCGAATCTTTGAGCCTGTAATATGtggtacataataaatattaattcgtaatattggttaacgaaaattaaaaaaaacctacaaACCGAACAGAACAATGACGATATGTGAAAAAGTGTACCGCAGCCAAATTGCTACCCAAAGCTGTAACTCTATCTGGCAAAAACTTTTGATTTTCTATTTCCTGAATTTCTTTCATGTCTTTCCACCAATCTTTTACGTCTCCAAATGTGAGATTAGGGATTTTTTGCATGGCA
Proteins encoded:
- the LOC110993040 gene encoding uncharacterized protein LOC110993040, producing the protein MAHSLRQTTIYRPLHIVRYYCQGEPNSLYEKHEKGEQPRKVHGQLYPEWRKPWHKREGETISKINIFVEKNPSMNILNAMQKIPNLTFGDVKDWWKDMKEIQEIENQKFLPDRVTALGSNLAAVHFFTYRHCSVRLKDSKEWISGDVMTLNLPSTFVSGYFVEAVDCTKFHYNGIRYEGIKNLTGLNFLKWLSLRNNKFIDVWCLDRLAGQNGNTLEFLDIVGCNICVGSIFALSRMSSLKFLVLSDPGDNMELQAALSMLEEDKPGLLIKTIPKPESENLD